A region from the Candidatus Hydrogenedentota bacterium genome encodes:
- a CDS encoding O-acetyl-ADP-ribose deacetylase: MNALTINGTVLELDTGDLTRERADAIVNAANSTLLGGGGVDGAIHRAAGPELLRECGTLGGCAPGDAKITRGHSLPARHVIHTVGPVYHGGVRGEAETLASCHRRCLELALMHGLKTVSFPAVSCGVYGYPPEDAAKVALGAVAAFLRERPGLEKVRFVLFNKPALEAFSAALAALPEAREHHA; encoded by the coding sequence ATGAACGCACTGACAATCAACGGAACCGTGCTCGAACTGGACACGGGCGACCTCACGCGGGAGCGGGCGGACGCCATTGTGAACGCCGCGAACAGCACGCTGCTCGGCGGCGGCGGGGTGGACGGCGCGATTCACCGGGCGGCGGGGCCGGAACTCCTGCGGGAGTGCGGCACTCTCGGCGGATGCGCGCCGGGGGACGCCAAAATCACCCGGGGCCACAGCCTGCCCGCCAGGCATGTGATTCACACGGTCGGCCCGGTGTACCATGGCGGCGTGCGCGGCGAGGCGGAGACCCTGGCCTCGTGCCACCGGCGCTGCCTGGAACTGGCCCTGATGCACGGCCTGAAGACCGTCTCCTTTCCGGCGGTGAGTTGCGGCGTTTACGGCTATCCGCCGGAGGATGCGGCCAAGGTGGCGCTGGGCGCCGTGGCGGCCTTTCTCCGGGAGCGGCCCGGCTTGGAAAAGGTCCGGTTTGTGCTCTTCAACAAACCGGCATTGGAGGCCTTCAGCGCGGCCCTCGCGGCGCTGCCGGAGGCGCGGGAACACCACGCCTGA
- a CDS encoding NTP transferase domain-containing protein, which yields MAESAYTGVILAAGHGSRMGPFGAEVPKPIVPVCNKPLLLYQIEHLRGLGITDIIVVVGHLGHVITATIGDGAAHGVRIRYVEQDKRLGLAHAVGQLATHTDRPFLLILGDIFFEVDGLDRMIAEFEARGDAAVLAVKEETDPAAVRRNFSVQTLADGTVTRVVEKPHVVDSLLKGCGIYLFSQRIFDAVQRTPRTALRDEYELTDSIQILVDHGHGVTALPVVTWDMNITYIGDLITCCRRRLSVLGLPSLVGEDCAVAEGVELAETVLGDGVRVTRPARLERCVVMPGAVLDDGADCADMVITRTARLRA from the coding sequence ATGGCGGAAAGTGCCTACACGGGCGTGATTCTCGCGGCGGGCCACGGCTCGCGCATGGGGCCCTTCGGCGCGGAAGTGCCCAAGCCCATTGTCCCCGTCTGCAACAAGCCCCTGCTGCTGTACCAAATCGAGCACCTGCGCGGCCTGGGCATCACGGACATCATCGTGGTGGTGGGCCACCTGGGCCATGTCATCACGGCAACCATCGGCGACGGTGCCGCGCACGGCGTGCGCATCCGCTATGTCGAGCAGGACAAGCGCCTGGGCCTGGCCCACGCCGTCGGCCAACTGGCGACCCACACGGACCGCCCCTTCCTCCTCATCCTCGGCGACATCTTCTTCGAGGTGGACGGGCTGGACCGCATGATTGCCGAATTCGAGGCGCGGGGCGACGCCGCCGTACTCGCCGTGAAGGAGGAGACCGACCCGGCGGCGGTGCGGCGAAATTTCAGCGTGCAGACCCTGGCGGACGGCACGGTCACCCGCGTGGTGGAAAAGCCCCATGTGGTGGACAGCCTGCTCAAGGGCTGCGGCATCTACCTCTTCAGCCAGCGCATTTTCGACGCCGTCCAGCGCACCCCGCGCACGGCCCTGCGCGACGAGTACGAGCTCACGGACTCCATCCAGATTCTCGTGGACCACGGCCATGGCGTTACGGCGCTCCCCGTGGTCACCTGGGACATGAACATCACTTACATCGGCGACCTCATCACCTGCTGCCGCAGGCGGCTCTCCGTCCTCGGACTGCCCTCGCTGGTTGGGGAGGACTGCGCGGTGGCGGAGGGGGTGGAGCTTGCGGAGACCGTGCTCGGCGACGGCGTGCGCGTCACCCGCCCGGCGCGCCTCGAACGCTGCGTGGTCATGCCCGGCGCCGTTCTCGACGACGGCGCCGACTGCGCGGACATGGTCATCACCCGGACCGCCCGCCTCCGGGCCTGA